In the genome of Trichomycterus rosablanca isolate fTriRos1 chromosome 24, fTriRos1.hap1, whole genome shotgun sequence, one region contains:
- the pglyrp5 gene encoding peptidoglycan recognition protein 5 has translation MWSCWKRTQSIEQLTYIQHLHIQQRQFQDIGYNFLVDQAGVVYEGRGWGVVGAHAKTHNLNSVGVAFMGNFNDETPSMAALSAVRALFRYGMKEGFLSPDCVILGHRDVSDTECPGENLYSVLHTLRLK, from the exons ATGTGGAGCTGCTGGAAACGAACCCAGAGCATCGAGCAGCTCACCTACATCCAACACCTACACATCCAGCAGCGCCAGTTCCAGGACATCGGGTACAA tttcctGGTGGATCAGGCTGGCGTTGTGTATGAAGGACGTGGTTGGGGTGTTGTGGGAGCTCACGCCAAAACACACAACCTCAACTCTGTCGGTGTGGCCTTCATGGGAAACTTCAACG ACGAGACTCCAAGCATGGCGGCGCTGTCGGCGGTACGAGCTCTGTTCCGGTACGGAATGAAGGAGGGGTTCTTAAGTCCCGACTGTGTGATTTTGGGCCACAGAGACGTCTCAGATACCGAGTGTCCTGGAGAAAATCTCTACTCTGTACTGCACACGCTCAGACTGAAGTAA